From Vigna unguiculata cultivar IT97K-499-35 chromosome 5, ASM411807v1, whole genome shotgun sequence, the proteins below share one genomic window:
- the LOC114184437 gene encoding uncharacterized protein LOC114184437, with protein sequence MELIVEPEEDVRRPLESGESSHAVSEFEVLGTEIVVRSVPPEDVRSAPLEDARNQETEIGSDEGEVVDSLRRCASSAPEIVVDDVVGEGEEEVGVEDVGNLEVDKGLDNIVEDDDERDCDDERVEVDSWIDSDADCLGDSDGEDWGYGNGGTEGVVDVEIDVDYGQGNSNQGLGSGEVGPSSQNHDSQDSASETEHDGISGYFVTFKKPKSMADYRWEVGTTFVDKEQFVDGVRTYDVHAGRNLKFDKNDKERVRLRKVQDRHKCSREFSINLMNSKWLSKTLDNTLIENPNLKLVDIRNKVARKWNTKVSVSMAHRTKQLAAKVVEGSFKDQYRRIYDYAHEIIRSNLGSIVKVKVEDVNDEKIFMRIYTCLKACKDSCMLPIAYVVVEVENKDTWIWFLELLVEDLGGVDILHTHGLLPNIQELLLGVEQRFCIRHLYSNFREKFGSKQLKTLMWKAATSTHPRAWEREMHNIKEVNEEAFKYLIAIPPRYWSRSRFNMQAKCDTLVNNMSEAFNNVIVDSRSKQIISMLEEIHLYIMKRWSKNRSKVQKYEGDIYPKIRTRLSKESKKTKYWIPSWSGQKLFEVRHVSLIGDKFTVNIESQECSYRKWLISGIPCCNAIAALNFLNLKAEDYIPHWFRRTTYEEIYNSIVLPANGHLF encoded by the exons ATGGAGTTGATAGTGGAACCTGAAGAAGATGTTAGGAGACCTTTAGAGAGTGGTGAAAGCAGTCATGCTGTTAGTGAATTTGAGGTACTAGGAACTGAGATTGTAGTAAGGTCTGTTCCACCTGAAGATGTAAGGTCTGCTCCACTTGAAGATGCTAGGAACCAAGAGACTGAAATTGGATCAGACGAAGGTGAAGTGGTTGACAGTTTAAGAAGGTGCGCTTCTTCTGCTCCTGAAATTGTAGTTGATGATGTTGTGGGTGAAG GTGAAGAAGAAGTGGGAGTTGAGGATGTGGGTAATCTAGAAGTTGATAAAGGGCTGGATAATattgttgaagatgatgatgaaagGGATTGTGATGATGAAAGGGTTGAGGTTGATAGTTGGATTGATTCTGATGCAGACTGTTTAGGAGATAGTGATGGAGAGGACTGGGGTTATGGTAATGGAGGGACTGAAGGCGTAGTTGATGTAGAAATAGATGTTGATTATGGTCAAGGAAATTCTAATCAAGGTTTAGGGTCAGGTGAAGTTGGTCCAAGTTCACAAAACCATGATAGTCAAGATAGTGCTAGTGAGACAGAACATGATGGGATTAGTGGTTATTTTGTTACATTTAAAAAACCCAAGTCAATGGCTGATTATAGATGGGAGGTGGGGACAACCTTCGTGGACAAGGAACAGTTTGTTGATGGTGTAAGAACGTATGATGTTCATGCTGGGAGGAACTTGAAGTTTGACAAAAATGACAAGGAAAGAGTGCGG TTGAGAAAAGTTCAAGACCGTCATAAGTGCAGCAGAGAATTTAGTATAAATTTGATGAATTCAAAATGGTTGAGTAAAACCTTAGACAACACATTAATAGAAAATCCTAATTTGAAGCTGGTTGATATACGTAATAAAGTTGCAAGGAAATGGAATACAAAGGTGTCAGTTTCAATGGCTCATAGGACAAAGCAACTGGCAGCAAAGGTGGTTGAAGGATCTTTTAAAGATCAGTATAGAAGGATTTATGATTATGCTCATGAGATAATTAGATCAAATCTCGGATCCATAGTTAAAGTTAAAGTGGAAGATGTTAATGATGAGAAGATTTTCATGCGAATTTACACTTGTCTAAAGGCATGCAAGGACAGTTGT ATGCTTCCTATAGCCTACGTAGTAGTTGAAGTTGAGAACAAAGACACATGGATCTGGTTTTTGGAGTTGTTGGTTGAGGACCTGGGAGGTGTTGATATAT TGCATACACATGGATTGCTTCCTAACATACAAGAGCTATTGCTTGGCGTTGAGCAAAGATTTTGTATACGCCATCTATATAGCAATTTCAGAGAAAAGTTTGGAAGTAAGCAACTAAAAACCTTGATGTGGAAAGCTGCAACCAGCACGCACCCAAGAGCATGGGAAAGAGAAATGCATAATATTAAAGAAGTGAACGAGGAGGCCTTTAAATACCTAATAGCAATTCCACCAAG ATATTGGTCCAGGTCTAGGTTTAACATGCAAGCCAAATGTGACACGTTGGTAAACAACATGAGTGAAGCCTTCAACAACGTTATTGTGGATTCAAGGTCCAAGCAAATCATCTCAATGCTGGAAGAgatccatttatatattatgaagagGTGGTCCAAGAACAGATCCAAGGTGCAGAAGTACGAGGGTGATATCTACCCTAAGATACGAACCAGATTATCAAAAGAATCTAAAAAAACTAAGTATTGGATACCAAG TTGGTCAGGTCAAAAGTTGTTTGAAGTTAGACATGTCTCATTAATTGGAGACAAGTTCACTGTCAACATAGAAAGCCAGGAATGCAGCTATAGGAAATGGCTTATTAGTGGGATCCCATGCTGCAATGCAATTGCTGCACTGAACTTCCTCAACTTAAAGGCAGAAGATTACATTCCACATTGGTTCAGACGTACAACATATGAAGAGATATACAACTCCATAGTTCTTCCTGCCAATGGTCACCTTTTCTAG
- the LOC114184438 gene encoding uncharacterized protein LOC114184438 yields MCPTDNRLAFTVYMLSGEAEHWWISMKSIMEERGEPVTWEAFRGRFLSEYLLDSVKYAKEVEFLQLTQGGKSVADYADKFKHLSRFYTLPLDEEWRCRKFENGLMGDIRLMPQRIGGPSGSKPKHDERRRPYDRPHHQPQGPRGLFPQQGRVQCYICGAARPPVQASHQHQRRDRGNRPQATGRVYAMTGAEAAGSGNLVMGRCMITGESLCVLFDYGVTHSFVSITCVERLGLPVRELQCEIAVSTPASGLVRMSSLCARLLVEVEGRKYKVLRLPPSREVEFSIDLVLGTGPVSMAPYRMAPAKLVELKKQIEKLMEK; encoded by the exons atgtgcccGACAGATAACCGGTTGGCGTTTACAGTTTATATGCTGAGCGGAGAGGCTGAACATTGGTGGATTAGCATgaagtccatcatggaggagcGAGGCGAGCCTGTGACTTGGGAGGCATTCAGGGGGAGATTCCTCTCCGAGTACTTGCTAGACAGCGTCAAatatgccaaggaggtggaattcctccaacTCACACAGGGAGGGAAGTCAGTAGCTGACTATGCTGATAAATTCAAGCACCTCAGCCGCTTCTATACCTTGccgctcgatgaggagtggagatgccgaAAATTTGAGAACGGCCTCATGGGAGAcattcgcttgatg CCTCAGAGGATTGGTGGgccatctgggtccaagcccaAACATGACGAGCGGAGGAGACCATACGACAGACCTCACCATCAGCCTCAGGGGCCCAGGGGTCTTTTCCCCCAGCAGGGTAGAGTCCAGTGCTATATATGTGGAG cagcacgccctccagttcaggcTTCTCACCAGCACCAGCGGAGAGATAGAGGCAATAGGCCACAGGCGACAGGCAGGGTATATGCCATGACCGGAGCAGAGGCTGCAGGCTCAGGTAATCTTGTTATGGGTCGATGCATGATAACGGGTGAATCTTTGTGTGTACTGTTTGATTATGGAGTGACACACTCATTTGTGTCAATTACTTGTGTGGAGCGtttgggtctgccggtgcgTGAGCTACAGTGTGAAATTGCAGTATCTACCCCGGCGTCGGGTCTGGTCAGGatgtcgtccttgtgtgctaggcttcTAGTAGAGGTGGAGGGACGCAAGTACAAG GTACTAaggttgcctcccagtagagaggtggagttctccaTTGACCTGGTTCTAGGAACGGGCCCGGTGTCGATGGCTCCATATCGTATGGCTCCGGCGAAATTAGTGGAACTTAAGAAACAGATAGAAAAGCTGATGGAGAAAtag